Proteins from a single region of Ananas comosus cultivar F153 linkage group 3, ASM154086v1, whole genome shotgun sequence:
- the LOC109707012 gene encoding uncharacterized protein LOC109707012 isoform X4: protein MQMAADPNMNFGVFPQSFCNQRMVSFQPSGLKGEVGIIPGSMNCSIAVNSAPGMPAMPGMVNATTCSMISPSPVNPPSNLLVEPAHGLKHGAMLAVDWSNQELALLKEGLDRFASEPSIMKYIKIAALLPEKTVRDVAMRCQWMMKENSKRRKQEEHHVGKKIKDRKMVEPSLWANTYSIQPETNTASSYMMHNTNHNNQFLHEAPVIDGTTQHLMDENVRLLSQIAANIDRCQIHNNIDLFNCMRKNITTVLHRMSQMPSIMGKMPPLPISMDEKLLDSMLSGAAMVHPPSNRYLKDEPRCW, encoded by the exons ATGCAGATGGCGGCGGATCCTAACATGAATTTTGGGGTTTTCCCCCAATCCTTCTGCAATCAACGCATGGTTTCTTTCCAGCCGAGCGGATTGAAAGGCGAGGTCGGAATCATTCCTGGGAGCATGAACTGTTCGATCGCGGTTAACAGCGCACCCGGGATGCCTGCGATGCCTGGGATGGTGAACGCCACCACCTGTTCGATGATTTCTCCTTCTCCCGTGAATCCTCCCAGTAATTTGCTTGTTGAGCCAGCGCATGGCCTCAAGCACGGAGCGATGTTGGCTGTGGATTGGTCTAATCAAGAATTAGCATTGCTCAAGGAGGGCCTTGATAG ATTTGCTAGCGAACCCAGTATCATGAAGTATATCAAGATAGCAGCTTTGCTACCTGAAAAGACTGTAAGGGATGTTGCCATGAGGTGCCAGTGGATGATG AAGGAAAATAGCAAGCGAAGAAAGCAGGAAGAACACCATGTGGGAAAGAAGATCAAAGATAGGAAG ATGGTGGAGCCTTCCTTATGGGCCAACACTTATTCCATTCAGCCAGAAACAAATACAGCCTCTTCCTATATGATGCATAACACTAACCACAATAACCAATTTTTACATGAAG CCCCCGTCATTGACGGTACAACACAGCATCTAATGGACGAAAATGTTCGACTTCTTAGTCAGATCGCAGCAAATATTGATAGATGCCAG ATTCATAATAATATTGATCTATTCAACTGCATGAGGAAGAACATCACAACTGTTCTACATCG TATGAGTCAAATGCCTAGTATTATGGGCAAGATGCCTCCATTGCCTATCTCGATGGATGAAAAACTTCTTGATTCCATGTTGTCAGGTGCTGCTATG GTGCATCCACCTAGCAACAGGTATTTGAAAGACGAACCGAGATGCTGGTAA
- the LOC109707011 gene encoding uncharacterized protein At2g24330: MADDPAPEAAEKAEKEAAPPPEARKKQRRGIVSRIWRGIFGGRGEDYEKRLKYLSKEEASVHARMKRRAQTSRRMVRNLIVFAVVAEVVAVVYAIMATRSVDLNWEMRAVRILPIFLIPALSSVMYSTYVRFTRMLDRRDQNMLERLRAERKAKIDELKERTNYYTTQQLIQKYDLDPAAKAAAATVLASKLGADAGLKVSVESEAKDSTKSAKSNDVEMVQSSGLRNRKQGHARSNSAGSTTTDTQVVTRTSNEPGGNDGAAAVQSYKVVEHYKGSGTYDGGWIARIAALLVGEDPSQSYALICGNCHMHNGLARKEDFPHITYYCPHCHALNTSKQDSVSSSDRTTPLAPLDENHASNSNAIATAESEMISNTIQE; the protein is encoded by the exons ATGGCCGACGATCCTGCTCcggaggcggcggagaaggcggagaaggaggcggcgccgccgccggaggcgAGGAAGAAGCAGCGGAGGGGGATTGTTTCGAGGATTTGGAGGGGGATCTTCGGAGGGAGGGGCGAGGACTACGAGAAGAGGTTGAAGTACCTGTCGAAGGAGGAGGCGTCGGTGCACGCGAGGATGAAGCGGAGGGCGCAAACGTCGCGGAGGATGGTTCGGAACCTCATCGTCTTCGCCGTGGTCGCTGAG GTTGTAGCTGTGGTTTATGCTATCATGGCAACAAGATCGGTAGATCTGAACTGGGAGATGCGGGCAGTGCGAATTCTGCCGATCTTTCTTATACCTGCTTTATCTTCTGTAATGTATTCAACATACGTACGCTTCACCAGGATGC TCGATCGCAGGGACCAGAATATGCTCGAGCGCTTGCGAGCTGAGAGAAAGGCTAAGATTGATGAGCTCAAAGAGAGAACAAACTATTACACTACACAGCAACTTATTCAA AAATATGACCTTGATCCAGCTGCAAAGGCTGCTGCAGCTACCGTTCTGGCGTCTAAGTTAGGAGCCGATGCTGGCTTGAAGGTATCTGTCGAAAGCGAGGCCAAAGACAGCACTAAATCGGCTAAAAGCAACGATGTTGAAATGGTGCAATCCAGTGGATTGAGAAATAGGAAACAAGGTCATGCAAGAAGTAATAGCGCCGGGAGCACCACGACAGATACTCAAGTTGTCACCAGAACCTCTAATGAACCTGGGGGAAACGATGGAGCAGCTGCAGTTCAATCATACAAGGTTGTGGAACACTATAAAGGCTCAGGAACTTATGACGGGGGATGGATTGCTCGAATCGCCGCATTGCTGGTGGGCGAGGATCCGTCACAGTCGTATGCTCTCATATGCGGCAATTGCCATATGCATAATG GGCTGGCGAGGAAAGAAGATTTCCCTCATATAACATATTATTGCCCACATTGTCACGCCCTGAACACATCAAAGCAAGACTCTGTATCCAGCTCCGACAGGACCACTCCGCTTGCTCCACTTGATGAAAATCATGCTTCTAATTCTAATGCCATTGCCACGGCCGAGAGTGAAATGATTAGCAACACAATCCAGGAGTAA
- the LOC109707012 gene encoding uncharacterized protein LOC109707012 isoform X3 yields MQMAADPNMNFGVFPQSFCNQRMVSFQPSGLKGEVGIIPGSMNCSIAVNSAPGMPAMPGMVNATTCSMISPSPVNPPSNLLVEPAHGLKHGAMLAVDWSNQELALLKEGLDRFASEPSIMKYIKIAALLPEKTVRDVAMRCQWMMKKENSKRRKQEEHHVGKKIKDRKMVEPSLWANTYSIQPETNTASSYMMHNTNHNNQFLHEAPVIDGTTQHLMDENVRLLSQIAANIDRCQIHNNIDLFNCMRKNITTVLHRMSQMPSIMGKMPPLPISMDEKLLDSMLSGAAMVHPPSNRYLKDEPRCW; encoded by the exons ATGCAGATGGCGGCGGATCCTAACATGAATTTTGGGGTTTTCCCCCAATCCTTCTGCAATCAACGCATGGTTTCTTTCCAGCCGAGCGGATTGAAAGGCGAGGTCGGAATCATTCCTGGGAGCATGAACTGTTCGATCGCGGTTAACAGCGCACCCGGGATGCCTGCGATGCCTGGGATGGTGAACGCCACCACCTGTTCGATGATTTCTCCTTCTCCCGTGAATCCTCCCAGTAATTTGCTTGTTGAGCCAGCGCATGGCCTCAAGCACGGAGCGATGTTGGCTGTGGATTGGTCTAATCAAGAATTAGCATTGCTCAAGGAGGGCCTTGATAG ATTTGCTAGCGAACCCAGTATCATGAAGTATATCAAGATAGCAGCTTTGCTACCTGAAAAGACTGTAAGGGATGTTGCCATGAGGTGCCAGTGGATGATG AAGAAGGAAAATAGCAAGCGAAGAAAGCAGGAAGAACACCATGTGGGAAAGAAGATCAAAGATAGGAAG ATGGTGGAGCCTTCCTTATGGGCCAACACTTATTCCATTCAGCCAGAAACAAATACAGCCTCTTCCTATATGATGCATAACACTAACCACAATAACCAATTTTTACATGAAG CCCCCGTCATTGACGGTACAACACAGCATCTAATGGACGAAAATGTTCGACTTCTTAGTCAGATCGCAGCAAATATTGATAGATGCCAG ATTCATAATAATATTGATCTATTCAACTGCATGAGGAAGAACATCACAACTGTTCTACATCG TATGAGTCAAATGCCTAGTATTATGGGCAAGATGCCTCCATTGCCTATCTCGATGGATGAAAAACTTCTTGATTCCATGTTGTCAGGTGCTGCTATG GTGCATCCACCTAGCAACAGGTATTTGAAAGACGAACCGAGATGCTGGTAA
- the LOC109707012 gene encoding uncharacterized protein LOC109707012 isoform X1, protein MQMAADPNMNFGVFPQSFCNQRMVSFQPSGLKGEVGIIPGSMNCSIAVNSAPGMPAMPGMVNATTCSMISPSPVNPPSNLLVEPAHGLKHGAMLAVDWSNQELALLKEGLDRFASEPSIMKYIKIAALLPEKTVRDVAMRCQWMMKKENSKRRKQEEHHVGKKIKDRKEKMVEPSLWANTYSIQPETNTASSYMMHNTNHNNQFLHEAPVIDGTTQHLMDENVRLLSQIAANIDRCQIHNNIDLFNCMRKNITTVLHRMSQMPSIMGKMPPLPISMDEKLLDSMLSGAAMVHPPSNRYLKDEPRCW, encoded by the exons ATGCAGATGGCGGCGGATCCTAACATGAATTTTGGGGTTTTCCCCCAATCCTTCTGCAATCAACGCATGGTTTCTTTCCAGCCGAGCGGATTGAAAGGCGAGGTCGGAATCATTCCTGGGAGCATGAACTGTTCGATCGCGGTTAACAGCGCACCCGGGATGCCTGCGATGCCTGGGATGGTGAACGCCACCACCTGTTCGATGATTTCTCCTTCTCCCGTGAATCCTCCCAGTAATTTGCTTGTTGAGCCAGCGCATGGCCTCAAGCACGGAGCGATGTTGGCTGTGGATTGGTCTAATCAAGAATTAGCATTGCTCAAGGAGGGCCTTGATAG ATTTGCTAGCGAACCCAGTATCATGAAGTATATCAAGATAGCAGCTTTGCTACCTGAAAAGACTGTAAGGGATGTTGCCATGAGGTGCCAGTGGATGATG AAGAAGGAAAATAGCAAGCGAAGAAAGCAGGAAGAACACCATGTGGGAAAGAAGATCAAAGATAGGAAG GAAAAGATGGTGGAGCCTTCCTTATGGGCCAACACTTATTCCATTCAGCCAGAAACAAATACAGCCTCTTCCTATATGATGCATAACACTAACCACAATAACCAATTTTTACATGAAG CCCCCGTCATTGACGGTACAACACAGCATCTAATGGACGAAAATGTTCGACTTCTTAGTCAGATCGCAGCAAATATTGATAGATGCCAG ATTCATAATAATATTGATCTATTCAACTGCATGAGGAAGAACATCACAACTGTTCTACATCG TATGAGTCAAATGCCTAGTATTATGGGCAAGATGCCTCCATTGCCTATCTCGATGGATGAAAAACTTCTTGATTCCATGTTGTCAGGTGCTGCTATG GTGCATCCACCTAGCAACAGGTATTTGAAAGACGAACCGAGATGCTGGTAA
- the LOC109707400 gene encoding gibberellin 2-beta-dioxygenase 8-like: MTPKIMKGSNSVSDPPLTHSYRSLLLHELENTPHYSTERDHEVVGECELPLIDLTSLRSERNGRERRACVEAMAKASSEWGFFQVVNHGISHELLKEMKQEQVKLFRLPFETKVESKLLNDSYRWGTPTATSAKQFSWSEAFHVPLAKISEDSNYEEFSSLREMMEKLAVAMSELARTLAGVLAENLGYSRRSTFPENCDESTCFLRLNRYPPCPFAPGTFGLMPHTDSDFLTILYQDQVGGLQLMKDSKWVAVKPIPGALIVNIGDLFQAWSNDIYKSVEHKVVANYRVERYSIAYFLCPSYDSTIGSCKEPSLYKKFTFGEYRKQVQDDVKNIGQKVGLSRFFSIAH; encoded by the exons ATGACTCCAAAGATCATGAAGGGCTCAAACAGTGTTTCTGATCCGCCGTTAACCCATAGTTATCGATCCTTACTACTCCATGAACTCGAAAACACACCACACTACTCAACTGAGAGAGACCATGAAGTGGTTGGAGAGTGTGAGCTTCCACTCATAGACTTAACCAGTTTGAGGAGTGAGAGAAATGGAAGGGAGAGAAGAGCTTGTGTGGAAGCAATGGCGAAGGCGTCGTCGGAGTGGGGGTTTTTCCAGGTGGTGAACCACGGGATAAGCCATGAGCTGCTGAAGGAGATGAAGCAGGAGCAGGTGAAGCTGTTCCGGCTGCCGTTTGAGACAAAGGTCGAGTCGAAGCTGCTGAACGACTCATACCGGTGGGGGACGCCGACCGCAACCTCCGCGAAGCAGTTCTCATGGTCGGAGGCCTTCCACGTCCCTCTTGCCAAGATCTCAGAGGACTCCAACTACGAAGAGTTCAGCTCCCTCAG GGAGATGATGGAGAAATTAGCCGTGGCAATGTCGGAGCTCGCACGAACACTAGCTGGGGTGCTCGCCGAGAACTTGGGCTACTCCAGGCGCAGCACGTTCCCTGAGAACTGCGACGAGAGCACGTGCTTCCTCCGGCTAAACCGGTACCCGCCATGCCCGTTCGCGCCGGGGACCTTCGGATTGATGCCTCACACAGACAGTGATTTCCTCACCATACTGTATCAGGACCAGGTTGGGGGCCTGCAGCTCATGAAAGACTCAAAATGGGTTGCAGTTAAGCCGATCCCAGGTGCTCTCATTGTCAACATTGGAGACCTTTTCCAG GCATGGAGCAATGACATTTACAAGAGTGTGGAGCACAAAGTAGTGGCAAATTATAGAGTTGAGAGGTACTCAATTGCATATTTTCTATGCCCATCATATGATTCCACCATAGGGAGTTGTAAAGAGCCCTCCCTCTACAAGAAGTTCACCTTTGGAGAATATAGAAAACAAGTCCAAGATGATGTTAAAAATATTGGACAAAAAGTGGGTCTCTCTAGATTTTTCTCTATAGCTCATTAA
- the LOC109707013 gene encoding photosynthetic NDH subunit of lumenal location 3, chloroplastic-like: MEGKEWEGCVCRMRKCVSELLSMEEDLIDDDDEESEDSWDIIGRDLRLKAAFLYCDLSRVIASARDEHKMALTDLGNKLFHFMEELDHAVKSRSVSLTQICYSDTTRALKELVSALQSSY, encoded by the exons ATGGAGGGAAAGGAATGGGAGGGCTGCGTCTGTCGGATGAGGAAGTGTGTTTCGGAGCTTCTGTCGATGGAGGAGGATTTGATCGACGATGACGACGAGGAGAGCGAGGATTCGTGGGATATCATCGGAAGAGACCTTCGACTCAAGGCCGCGTTCTTGTATTGTGATCTCAGCAGGGTGATCGCGAGTGCGAGAGACGAGCACAAGATGGCTCTCACTGATCTTGGCAACAAGCTCTTCCACTTCATGGAAGAG CTGGACCACGCGGTGAAGAGTCGAAGCGTATCTCTGACGCAGATCTGCTACAGCGACACAACTCGTGCTCTGAAAGAATTGGTGTCTGCTCTCCAATCTTCTTATTAG
- the LOC109708016 gene encoding two-component response regulator ORR5-like yields the protein MATTTTTTTATTTTTMKGGKVTGLGEVTGVAEANGVATPHVLAVDDSSVDRALIAGVLRSSKYRVTAVDSGKKALELLDLEPNVNMIITDYCMPEMTGYDLLKKVKESSELREIPVAIMSSEKVKAREDSCMKEGAVAFLKKPVQRNEVWSLCHRWLR from the exons ATGGcgactactactactactacgacggcgacgacgacgacgacgatgaagGGGGGTAAGGTTACCGGGTTGGGCGAGGTCACCGGGGTCGCTGAGGCGAACGGGGTGGCGACGCCGCACGTGCTCGCCGTCGACGATAGCTCCGTGGACCGCGCCCTCATCGCCGGCGTGCTCCGCAGCTCCAAATATCGAG TAACTGCGGTGGATAGTGGGAAAAAAGCTTTGGAATTGCTCGACTTG GAGCCGAACGTGAATATGATAATTACGGATTACTGTATGCCGGAGATGACCGGCTACGATCTCCTCAAAAAAGTCAag GAATCCTCTGAGCTGAGGGAAATTCCCGTAGCGATCATGTCTTCGGAGAAGGTCAAGGCGAGGGAGGACAG TTGCATGAAGGAGGGAGCAGTAGCATTCCTGAAGAAGCCTGTTCAGCGAAACGAAGTTTGGAGCCTGTGTCACCGTTGGCTGCGGTGA
- the LOC109707012 gene encoding uncharacterized protein LOC109707012 isoform X2, giving the protein MQMAADPNMNFGVFPQSFCNQRMVSFQPSGLKGEVGIIPGSMNCSIAVNSAPGMPAMPGMVNATTCSMISPSPVNPPSNLLVEPAHGLKHGAMLAVDWSNQELALLKEGLDRFASEPSIMKYIKIAALLPEKTVRDVAMRCQWMMKENSKRRKQEEHHVGKKIKDRKEKMVEPSLWANTYSIQPETNTASSYMMHNTNHNNQFLHEAPVIDGTTQHLMDENVRLLSQIAANIDRCQIHNNIDLFNCMRKNITTVLHRMSQMPSIMGKMPPLPISMDEKLLDSMLSGAAMVHPPSNRYLKDEPRCW; this is encoded by the exons ATGCAGATGGCGGCGGATCCTAACATGAATTTTGGGGTTTTCCCCCAATCCTTCTGCAATCAACGCATGGTTTCTTTCCAGCCGAGCGGATTGAAAGGCGAGGTCGGAATCATTCCTGGGAGCATGAACTGTTCGATCGCGGTTAACAGCGCACCCGGGATGCCTGCGATGCCTGGGATGGTGAACGCCACCACCTGTTCGATGATTTCTCCTTCTCCCGTGAATCCTCCCAGTAATTTGCTTGTTGAGCCAGCGCATGGCCTCAAGCACGGAGCGATGTTGGCTGTGGATTGGTCTAATCAAGAATTAGCATTGCTCAAGGAGGGCCTTGATAG ATTTGCTAGCGAACCCAGTATCATGAAGTATATCAAGATAGCAGCTTTGCTACCTGAAAAGACTGTAAGGGATGTTGCCATGAGGTGCCAGTGGATGATG AAGGAAAATAGCAAGCGAAGAAAGCAGGAAGAACACCATGTGGGAAAGAAGATCAAAGATAGGAAG GAAAAGATGGTGGAGCCTTCCTTATGGGCCAACACTTATTCCATTCAGCCAGAAACAAATACAGCCTCTTCCTATATGATGCATAACACTAACCACAATAACCAATTTTTACATGAAG CCCCCGTCATTGACGGTACAACACAGCATCTAATGGACGAAAATGTTCGACTTCTTAGTCAGATCGCAGCAAATATTGATAGATGCCAG ATTCATAATAATATTGATCTATTCAACTGCATGAGGAAGAACATCACAACTGTTCTACATCG TATGAGTCAAATGCCTAGTATTATGGGCAAGATGCCTCCATTGCCTATCTCGATGGATGAAAAACTTCTTGATTCCATGTTGTCAGGTGCTGCTATG GTGCATCCACCTAGCAACAGGTATTTGAAAGACGAACCGAGATGCTGGTAA